In Nocardia asteroides, a single genomic region encodes these proteins:
- a CDS encoding tRNA (cytidine(34)-2'-O)-methyltransferase: MFHLMFHEPCIPPNTGNAIRLVAGTGCELHLIEPLGFDLSEAKLRRAGLDYHDLASVRVHADLETAFAVIRPERVFAFSTQGEVRYTDVAYQPGDVLLFGTEPTGLPEEVLADPRVTARVRIPLVPGRRSMNLSNAAAVTVYEAWRQQGFSGGV; the protein is encoded by the coding sequence GTGTTTCATCTGATGTTCCACGAACCGTGCATTCCGCCGAACACCGGCAATGCGATCCGCCTGGTCGCGGGGACCGGGTGTGAGCTGCATCTGATCGAGCCGCTGGGGTTCGACCTGTCGGAGGCGAAGCTGCGCAGGGCGGGGCTGGATTACCACGATCTGGCTTCGGTGCGGGTGCATGCCGATCTGGAGACGGCGTTCGCGGTGATCCGGCCGGAGCGGGTGTTCGCGTTCAGTACGCAGGGGGAGGTGCGGTATACGGATGTCGCCTACCAGCCGGGGGACGTGCTGCTGTTCGGGACCGAGCCGACGGGGTTGCCGGAGGAGGTGCTCGCCGATCCGCGGGTGACGGCGCGGGTGCGGATTCCGCTGGTGCCGGGGCGGCGGTCGATGAATCTGTCGAATGCGGCGGCGGTGACGGTGTACGAGGCGTGGCGGCAGCAGGGGTTTTCCGGCGGGGTCTAG
- a CDS encoding MarR family winged helix-turn-helix transcriptional regulator — protein MPDLDPATLTSVMEQFTRMFIRLPAVQRRSFTTLSVLHTLAGRGPQRLSALTAGEQVTQPAITQIVAKLERDGLVARGPDPSDGRAVLVRITPRGEAAVASRRTARVARMAELVALLEPEHRAALTAALPALARLAELDDERNR, from the coding sequence GTGCCCGACCTCGATCCCGCCACCCTGACCTCCGTCATGGAGCAGTTCACCCGGATGTTCATCCGCCTGCCCGCGGTGCAGCGGCGCAGCTTCACCACGCTCTCGGTGCTGCACACGCTGGCCGGTCGCGGCCCGCAGCGGCTCTCCGCGCTCACCGCGGGCGAGCAGGTCACCCAGCCCGCCATCACCCAGATCGTGGCCAAGCTGGAGCGCGACGGGCTGGTGGCGCGCGGCCCCGACCCCAGCGACGGCCGCGCGGTGCTGGTCCGGATCACCCCGCGCGGCGAGGCGGCGGTGGCGAGCAGGCGCACCGCCCGGGTGGCGCGGATGGCCGAGCTCGTCGCGCTGCTGGAACCGGAGCACCGCGCCGCGCTGACCGCCGCGCTCCCCGCGCTGGCCCGGCTGGCCGAACTCGACGACGAACGGAACCGCTGA
- a CDS encoding error-prone DNA polymerase: MHPGDGGDSPAWSRKRGAYRAGPAAPASATVPYAELHAHSAYSFLDGAVHPEELVEEAARLGLSALALTDHNGFYGTVRFAEAAKEWGLPTVFGVELSLGSAPERGRPSVAGCGAPSSREEGREEGAPGFPDGWSGADFGEGRGTAAAGPERAERAVRGGARRGGRSAGGSALRNRGARGPAVQAAPTGAGAVGGHAQAPDSAPRTGEPDPAGPHLLVLARGAEGYRRLSREVAAAHLAAGEKGILRYDLDALTAAAGGHWHILTGCRKGTVRRALALDVLARDSHTPRAEAALRDLVERFGADRVSVELTHHGIPEDDERNALLIALADRAGLPVLATTGAHFAAPAHRRRAMALAAIRANRGLDEMAGWLAAAGGAHLRSGAELAELFADSPAALAHAAELGRECAFDLRLIAPTLPPFDVPPGHDELSWLRELSYRGAAKRYGPRAENEPAYAQIEHELTVIGRMKFPGYFLVVHDIVDFCHRNGILCQGRGSAANSAVCYAIGITNVDPVGNHLLFERFLAPERDGPPDIDLDIESDRREEAIQHVYGRYSRENAAQVANVITYRGKSAVRDAARALGFSPGQQDAWSKQVSRWSGVAAETGTDIPADVLELASELEGLPRHLGIHSGGMVICDRPIADVCPVEWARMAGRSVLQWDKDDCAAINLVKFDLLGLGMLSALHYMIDLVREHIGETVELHAIDLGEPAVYAMLTRADSVGVFQVESRAQMATLPRLKPREFYDLVVEVALIRPGPIQGGSVHPYIRRRNGEPYRLDHEALRPTLERTYGVPLFQEQLMQLAVDVAGFTAAEADELRRAMGSKRSRARMERLKDRLFAGMRERHGITGEVAERIYEQMYAFANFGFPESHSQSFAALVFYSAWFKLHYPAAFCAGLLRAQPMGFYSPQSLVADARRHGVAVHGPDVNASRAEPTLERRGTEVRLGLAAVRHIGDELAARIVAARDKDGPYTSFTDLTGRVELTVPQAESLATAGALGALAGPRRSALWAAGAAAGERPDRLPGIGAATAAPSLPGMSGLELAAADVWATGVSPDSYPTQFLRAYLDSIDVRPASGLLAVRDGTRVLVAGAVTHRQRPATAGGVTFMNLEDETGMVNVVCSVGLWQRHRRLAQSASALIVRGLVQNAEGAVSVVAEHLQPLDLRMASKSRDFR, encoded by the coding sequence ATGCACCCGGGCGACGGCGGCGACAGCCCGGCGTGGTCGCGCAAGCGCGGCGCGTACCGGGCCGGGCCCGCGGCGCCCGCGAGCGCGACGGTGCCCTACGCGGAGCTGCACGCGCATTCGGCGTACAGCTTCCTCGACGGCGCCGTGCACCCCGAGGAGCTGGTGGAAGAGGCGGCGCGGCTGGGGCTCTCGGCGCTCGCGCTGACCGATCACAACGGCTTCTACGGCACCGTGCGCTTCGCCGAGGCGGCCAAGGAGTGGGGGCTGCCCACCGTCTTCGGCGTCGAGCTCTCGCTGGGCTCCGCGCCGGAGCGGGGGCGTCCCTCGGTCGCGGGCTGCGGTGCTCCCTCTTCCCGGGAGGAGGGCCGGGAAGAGGGAGCACCGGGTTTCCCGGACGGCTGGAGCGGTGCGGATTTCGGGGAAGGCCGGGGTACGGCGGCGGCTGGTCCGGAGCGGGCCGAGCGCGCGGTGCGCGGCGGCGCGCGGCGGGGCGGCCGATCGGCGGGCGGATCAGCCCTGCGCAATCGCGGGGCGCGTGGTCCCGCGGTCCAGGCCGCGCCGACCGGGGCCGGAGCGGTCGGCGGGCACGCGCAGGCACCGGATTCCGCGCCGCGCACCGGCGAGCCCGATCCGGCCGGCCCGCACCTGCTCGTCCTCGCCCGCGGCGCCGAGGGGTACCGCAGGCTCTCCCGCGAGGTGGCCGCCGCGCACCTGGCGGCGGGGGAGAAGGGCATCCTGCGCTACGACCTGGACGCGCTCACCGCCGCGGCGGGCGGCCACTGGCACATCCTCACCGGCTGCCGCAAGGGAACGGTGCGCCGCGCCCTCGCGCTCGACGTGCTCGCCCGCGACTCCCACACCCCGCGCGCCGAGGCCGCGCTGCGCGACCTGGTGGAGCGCTTCGGCGCCGACCGGGTGAGCGTCGAGCTCACCCACCACGGCATCCCGGAGGACGACGAGCGCAATGCCCTGCTGATCGCGCTCGCCGACCGGGCCGGGCTCCCGGTGCTCGCCACCACCGGCGCGCACTTCGCCGCCCCCGCGCACCGCCGCCGCGCCATGGCGCTCGCCGCGATCAGGGCCAACCGCGGCCTGGACGAGATGGCGGGCTGGCTGGCCGCGGCGGGCGGGGCGCACCTGCGCTCCGGAGCGGAGCTGGCCGAGCTCTTCGCCGACTCCCCGGCCGCGCTGGCGCACGCAGCCGAGCTGGGCCGCGAGTGCGCCTTCGACCTCCGGCTCATCGCCCCCACGCTGCCGCCCTTCGACGTCCCGCCCGGCCACGACGAGCTCTCCTGGCTGCGTGAGCTCAGCTATCGGGGCGCCGCGAAGCGCTACGGCCCGCGCGCGGAGAACGAGCCCGCCTACGCCCAGATCGAGCACGAGCTCACGGTGATCGGCCGGATGAAGTTCCCCGGGTACTTCCTCGTGGTGCACGACATCGTGGACTTCTGCCACCGCAACGGCATCCTCTGCCAGGGCAGGGGCTCCGCGGCGAACTCCGCGGTCTGCTACGCCATCGGCATCACCAATGTCGACCCGGTCGGCAACCACCTGCTCTTCGAGCGGTTCCTCGCGCCGGAGCGGGACGGCCCGCCCGACATCGACCTCGATATCGAGTCCGACCGCAGGGAGGAGGCCATCCAGCACGTCTACGGCCGGTACAGCAGGGAGAACGCCGCGCAGGTGGCGAATGTGATCACCTACCGGGGCAAGTCGGCGGTGCGCGACGCCGCGCGGGCGCTCGGCTTCTCGCCCGGCCAGCAGGACGCCTGGAGCAAACAGGTGAGCCGGTGGTCCGGGGTCGCCGCCGAGACCGGCACCGACATCCCCGCCGACGTGCTCGAGCTGGCGTCCGAGCTGGAGGGGCTGCCGCGGCACCTCGGCATCCACTCCGGCGGCATGGTGATCTGCGACCGGCCGATCGCCGACGTCTGCCCGGTGGAGTGGGCCCGGATGGCGGGCCGCAGCGTGCTGCAGTGGGACAAGGACGACTGCGCCGCCATCAACCTGGTGAAGTTCGACCTGCTCGGGCTCGGCATGCTCTCCGCGCTGCACTACATGATCGACCTGGTGCGCGAGCACATCGGCGAGACCGTGGAGCTGCACGCCATCGATCTCGGCGAGCCGGCGGTCTACGCCATGCTGACCAGGGCCGATTCGGTCGGCGTCTTCCAGGTGGAGTCGCGGGCCCAGATGGCGACGCTGCCCCGGCTGAAGCCGCGCGAGTTCTACGACCTGGTGGTCGAGGTCGCGCTGATCCGCCCCGGCCCGATCCAGGGCGGCTCGGTGCACCCCTACATCCGCCGCCGCAACGGCGAGCCCTACCGGCTCGACCACGAGGCGCTGCGCCCCACCCTCGAGCGCACCTACGGCGTGCCGCTCTTCCAGGAGCAGCTCATGCAGCTCGCCGTCGACGTCGCCGGCTTCACCGCCGCCGAGGCCGACGAGCTGCGCCGGGCCATGGGCTCCAAGCGCTCCAGGGCCCGCATGGAGCGGCTGAAGGACCGACTCTTCGCCGGCATGCGGGAGCGGCACGGAATCACCGGCGAGGTGGCCGAGCGGATCTACGAGCAGATGTACGCCTTCGCGAATTTCGGCTTCCCGGAGAGTCATTCGCAGAGCTTCGCGGCGCTGGTCTTCTACTCCGCGTGGTTCAAGTTGCACTACCCGGCGGCGTTCTGCGCCGGGCTGCTGCGCGCCCAGCCCATGGGGTTCTACTCGCCGCAGTCGCTGGTCGCCGATGCCCGCAGGCACGGCGTCGCGGTGCACGGGCCGGACGTGAACGCGAGCCGCGCCGAGCCGACCCTCGAGCGCCGCGGCACCGAGGTGCGGCTCGGCCTGGCCGCGGTGCGGCACATCGGCGACGAACTGGCCGCCCGCATCGTCGCCGCGCGCGACAAGGACGGCCCCTACACCTCCTTCACCGACCTCACCGGCCGGGTCGAGCTCACCGTGCCGCAGGCGGAGTCGCTCGCCACCGCGGGCGCGCTCGGCGCACTGGCCGGTCCGCGCCGCTCGGCGCTCTGGGCGGCAGGCGCGGCGGCGGGGGAGCGGCCGGACCGGCTGCCCGGCATCGGCGCAGCCACCGCGGCGCCGTCGCTGCCCGGCATGAGCGGGCTCGAGCTGGCCGCCGCCGATGTGTGGGCCACCGGCGTCTCACCGGACAGCTACCCCACCCAGTTCCTCCGCGCCTACCTGGACAGCATCGACGTGCGCCCGGCATCCGGGCTGCTCGCGGTGCGCGACGGCACCCGGGTGCTGGTGGCGGGCGCGGTGACGCACCGGCAGCGCCCGGCCACCGCGGGCGGGGTCACCTTCATGAACCTGGAGGACGAGACCGGCATGGTGAACGTGGTCTGCTCGGTGGGGCTGTGGCAGCGGCACCGCCGGCTGGCGCAGAGCGCCTCCGCGCTGATCGTGCGTGGCCTCGTCCAGAACGCTGAAGGTGCCGTGAGCGTGGTGGCCGAGCATCTGCAGCCGCTGGACCTGCGGATGGCGTCGAAGTCGCGGGACTTCCGGTAG
- a CDS encoding DUF3017 domain-containing protein — MVVVGLVVLVAIVFVASDRWRRGAFIFGSAALLAAVFRLCLPTVRVGLLAVRGKPFDVAALSLLGSTIVFLAATINTLGVG, encoded by the coding sequence ATGGTGGTCGTCGGGCTGGTCGTGCTGGTGGCGATCGTCTTCGTCGCCTCCGATCGCTGGCGCCGCGGCGCCTTCATCTTCGGCAGCGCGGCGCTGCTCGCCGCCGTTTTCCGGCTGTGCCTGCCGACGGTGCGGGTGGGGCTGCTCGCGGTGCGCGGCAAGCCGTTCGACGTGGCGGCGCTGAGCCTGCTCGGCAGCACCATCGTCTTCCTCGCCGCCACCATCAACACGCTCGGCGTCGGTTAG
- a CDS encoding VOC family protein: MTGEPSFFEIGVPDAIRARAFYERLFGWKTHETKPGGPAWLETGGVRGGAHNGDEDRRIELFFRVDDIEAAARKVRELGGEADDPGPETPGFGRFAFCRDDQGVRFGLHQPGLSQSQA, from the coding sequence ATGACCGGTGAACCGAGCTTTTTCGAGATCGGCGTCCCCGACGCCATCCGCGCCCGCGCGTTCTACGAGCGCCTTTTCGGCTGGAAGACCCACGAGACGAAGCCCGGCGGCCCGGCGTGGCTGGAAACCGGCGGCGTCCGCGGCGGCGCGCACAACGGCGACGAGGATCGCCGAATCGAACTCTTCTTCCGAGTCGATGACATCGAGGCCGCGGCGCGGAAGGTCCGCGAACTGGGCGGCGAGGCCGACGATCCCGGCCCGGAAACACCGGGCTTCGGCCGCTTCGCCTTCTGCCGCGACGACCAGGGCGTGCGATTCGGGCTGCACCAGCCGGGTCTGTCACAATCGCAGGCGTGA
- a CDS encoding DUF4349 domain-containing protein — MRKVAVFCAGLLGLALLVGCGADGSESAPGAPDSTVAAPAVSPPGLREQGAPAPSDNEQAPDTTRKEVVTGDVALVADDPIAAAGTIADRVRALDGRVDSRTEQPRTDENDGGSGYRPFPQGPSASLTVRVPSDRTDAFVDGLGQVGRITRISLNRADVTMQWEDLDARIRALQTSVDRLRALIAGATNTADLIAAEQALSSRQGELDSLISQRRLLDDQVALSTLSISVTTPAANPVDDDEPSSFWGGIVAGWNGLVDWLGDAVVAAGKAVPWLAFLAVIGGLIFAIVRAVRRRRSGPGAEPAPGKAWAEPEPAKAAPAQPESSAAKTPDADRPRDDHPEQP, encoded by the coding sequence ATGCGGAAGGTTGCGGTGTTCTGTGCCGGGCTGCTCGGGCTCGCCCTGCTCGTCGGTTGCGGGGCGGACGGCTCCGAAAGCGCGCCCGGCGCACCCGATTCCACCGTCGCCGCGCCCGCCGTGAGCCCGCCCGGGCTGCGCGAGCAGGGCGCACCGGCGCCGTCGGACAACGAGCAGGCGCCGGACACCACGCGCAAGGAGGTCGTCACCGGCGACGTCGCGCTGGTCGCCGACGACCCGATCGCCGCCGCGGGCACCATCGCCGACCGGGTGCGCGCCCTCGACGGCCGGGTGGACAGCCGCACCGAGCAGCCGCGCACCGACGAGAACGACGGCGGCTCCGGCTACCGCCCGTTCCCGCAGGGGCCGAGCGCCTCGCTCACCGTGCGCGTCCCGAGCGACCGCACCGACGCCTTCGTCGACGGCCTCGGCCAGGTCGGCCGGATCACCAGGATCAGCCTGAACCGCGCCGACGTCACCATGCAGTGGGAAGATCTCGACGCCCGCATCCGCGCCCTCCAGACCTCCGTCGACCGCCTGCGCGCCCTCATCGCCGGCGCCACCAATACCGCCGACCTGATCGCCGCCGAGCAGGCGCTCTCCTCCCGCCAGGGCGAGCTGGACAGCCTGATCTCGCAGCGGCGGCTCCTCGACGACCAGGTCGCGCTCTCCACCCTGAGCATCTCGGTCACCACCCCCGCGGCCAACCCGGTCGACGACGACGAGCCGAGTTCCTTCTGGGGCGGCATCGTCGCCGGGTGGAACGGGCTGGTCGACTGGCTCGGGGACGCGGTGGTCGCCGCGGGCAAGGCTGTCCCTTGGCTCGCCTTCCTCGCCGTCATCGGCGGGCTGATCTTCGCGATCGTCCGCGCCGTGCGCCGCCGTCGCAGCGGTCCGGGCGCCGAGCCCGCCCCCGGCAAGGCGTGGGCCGAGCCGGAACCGGCGAAAGCCGCACCGGCGCAGCCGGAATCATCCGCTGCGAAGACCCCCGATGCCGACCGTCCGCGCGACGATCACCCCGAACAGCCGTAA
- a CDS encoding SDR family NAD(P)-dependent oxidoreductase — protein sequence MGETLTGRHVLITGASSGIGRAAALATAAKGATVFLLARRADELDEAVAEVRAAGGDAYGYPCDITEGESVERTVRAILDDHGHVDMLVNNAGRSIRRAIHRSTDRLHDFERTMAVNYFGALRLTLALLPQMRERRFGHIVNISSAGVQVATPRFAAYLASKAALDKFTEVAAVETMADGVTFTTIHMPLVRTPMIAPSGNQGPAETPEWAAATIVRALVERPRRIDVPLGTIAEYGALLTPKLRDRILHRYYRALPDSPAAKGENEAAPQEDSGWAEPARSRSTPLRVTGTALRRVGRWVPGTHW from the coding sequence ATGGGTGAAACTCTGACCGGCCGCCACGTGCTCATCACCGGCGCCTCCTCCGGGATCGGCCGGGCCGCCGCGCTCGCCACCGCGGCCAAGGGCGCCACGGTGTTCCTGCTGGCCCGGCGCGCGGACGAGCTCGACGAGGCGGTCGCCGAGGTGCGCGCGGCCGGCGGCGACGCGTACGGCTACCCGTGCGACATCACCGAGGGCGAGTCGGTGGAGCGCACGGTCCGCGCCATCCTCGACGACCACGGCCACGTGGACATGCTGGTCAACAACGCGGGCCGCTCCATCCGGCGCGCGATCCACCGCTCCACCGACCGGCTGCACGACTTCGAGCGCACCATGGCGGTGAACTACTTCGGCGCGCTCCGGCTCACCCTCGCGCTGCTGCCGCAGATGCGCGAGCGGCGCTTCGGGCACATCGTGAACATCAGCAGCGCCGGGGTGCAGGTGGCAACGCCGCGCTTCGCCGCGTACCTGGCCAGCAAGGCGGCGCTGGACAAGTTCACCGAGGTGGCTGCGGTGGAGACGATGGCCGACGGGGTGACCTTCACGACCATCCACATGCCGCTGGTGCGCACCCCGATGATCGCGCCGAGCGGGAACCAGGGGCCCGCCGAGACGCCGGAGTGGGCGGCGGCCACCATCGTGCGGGCGCTGGTCGAGCGGCCGCGGCGGATCGACGTGCCGCTCGGCACCATCGCCGAGTACGGGGCGCTGCTCACCCCGAAGCTGCGCGACCGCATCCTGCACCGCTACTACCGCGCACTGCCCGACTCCCCCGCCGCGAAGGGCGAGAACGAGGCTGCGCCGCAGGAGGATTCGGGGTGGGCCGAGCCCGCGCGATCGCGCTCGACGCCGCTGCGGGTCACCGGGACCGCGCTGCGCCGGGTCGGGCGGTGGGTACCAGGCACGCACTGGTGA
- a CDS encoding helix-turn-helix domain-containing protein has product MGVSSSESVAAPPHPALAGLVGEYAEFSERAGGPVVRYEPANAGAVLVVEFADPLVVADVAEPAVSRTWRAFVAGPSLGPTRTEHAGVQHCVEVRLTPLGLYRMAGNVSELADRAVGLGELFGREGGELSDRIAAQHDSASRFAVLDALFGRAAADGREPDPEVSYAWYTLRRTGGTAPIAAIRTEIGWSRARLARRFRAQVGLTPKAAARVIRFGRAAALLRAPDPRPLAAIALSCGYADQAHFTRDFREFAGRPPGTWAADQGSPAPRE; this is encoded by the coding sequence ATGGGCGTGAGCTCCTCGGAGTCGGTCGCGGCACCGCCGCATCCGGCGCTCGCCGGGCTGGTCGGCGAGTACGCCGAGTTCAGCGAGCGGGCCGGTGGGCCCGTTGTGCGGTACGAGCCGGCGAATGCCGGGGCGGTGCTGGTGGTCGAGTTCGCCGATCCGCTGGTCGTCGCCGATGTGGCGGAGCCCGCGGTGTCGCGCACCTGGCGGGCATTCGTGGCCGGGCCGAGCCTGGGGCCGACGCGGACCGAGCACGCCGGGGTGCAGCACTGTGTTGAGGTGCGGCTGACGCCGCTCGGGCTGTACCGGATGGCGGGGAATGTGTCCGAACTGGCGGATCGGGCGGTCGGATTGGGCGAGCTGTTCGGCAGGGAAGGCGGCGAGCTGTCGGACAGGATTGCGGCACAGCATGATTCAGCGAGCAGATTCGCCGTGCTGGACGCGCTGTTCGGCCGGGCCGCGGCGGATGGCCGGGAGCCGGACCCCGAGGTCTCCTACGCCTGGTACACCCTGCGGCGCACCGGCGGCACGGCGCCGATCGCCGCGATCCGCACCGAGATCGGCTGGAGCCGGGCCCGGCTGGCGCGCCGGTTCCGCGCCCAGGTCGGGCTCACGCCGAAGGCGGCGGCCAGGGTGATCCGCTTCGGCCGGGCCGCCGCCCTGCTCCGTGCGCCGGACCCGCGGCCGCTGGCCGCGATCGCCCTCTCCTGCGGCTACGCCGACCAGGCCCACTTCACCCGTGACTTCCGCGAGTTCGCCGGCCGCCCGCCGGGTACGTGGGCCGCCGACCAGGGTTCACCCGCGCCGCGCGAGTGA
- a CDS encoding epoxide hydrolase family protein: MERRPIHVPDAVLGDLRQRLALTRRAAVPGDGYGVSGDYLRELCEYWRTEYDWRAAEAAMNAYDHYRVTVDGVPVHFLRRPGVGPAPRPLILTHGWPWTFWRWSKVLEPLADPGAHGGDPADAFDLIVPSLPGFGFSGPLDRADLNFWTIAELWHTLMTDVMGFERYAAAGCDVGALVTAELGHRYPDELYGIHIGSGQPLTLFNGERGWDVSGGRPIPDDLPGPARDRLIALEHRFAVHLAAHTLAPDTLAHALADSPAGMLAWILERWTSWSDCGGDVERVFPRDDLLTQATIYWVTNSIGTSMRTYANNNRHPWTPAHDRKPVVQAPTGVTLVAHENPPGVPTAERAAWFRATRAEWYRLAEVTVHERGGHFIPWEIPGEWVADLRRTFRSVR, encoded by the coding sequence ATGGAACGCCGCCCCATCCACGTGCCCGACGCGGTGCTCGGCGATCTCCGGCAGCGGCTCGCCCTGACCAGGAGGGCCGCCGTCCCCGGCGACGGCTACGGCGTCTCCGGCGACTACCTGCGCGAACTGTGCGAGTACTGGCGCACCGAGTACGACTGGCGCGCCGCCGAGGCCGCCATGAACGCCTACGACCACTACCGGGTGACCGTCGACGGCGTCCCGGTGCACTTCCTGCGCAGGCCGGGCGTCGGCCCCGCGCCGCGGCCGCTGATCCTCACGCACGGCTGGCCGTGGACCTTCTGGCGCTGGTCGAAAGTGCTGGAGCCGCTGGCCGATCCCGGCGCGCACGGCGGCGACCCGGCCGACGCCTTCGACCTGATCGTGCCCTCGCTCCCCGGCTTCGGCTTCTCCGGCCCGCTCGACCGCGCCGACCTGAACTTCTGGACGATCGCCGAGCTCTGGCACACGCTGATGACCGATGTCATGGGGTTCGAGCGCTACGCCGCCGCGGGCTGCGATGTCGGGGCGCTGGTCACCGCCGAGCTCGGGCACCGGTACCCGGACGAGCTGTACGGCATCCACATCGGCTCCGGGCAGCCGCTCACGCTCTTCAACGGCGAGCGCGGCTGGGACGTCAGCGGCGGCAGGCCGATCCCGGACGACCTGCCCGGCCCGGCCAGGGACCGGCTGATCGCCCTCGAGCACCGTTTCGCGGTGCACCTGGCCGCGCACACGCTGGCGCCGGACACCCTGGCGCACGCCCTCGCCGATTCGCCCGCGGGCATGCTGGCCTGGATCCTGGAGCGCTGGACCTCGTGGAGCGACTGCGGCGGCGACGTCGAGCGGGTGTTCCCGCGCGACGACCTGCTCACCCAGGCCACGATCTACTGGGTCACGAACTCGATCGGCACCTCGATGCGCACCTACGCCAACAACAACCGCCACCCCTGGACGCCGGCGCACGACCGGAAACCCGTGGTCCAGGCGCCGACCGGGGTGACGCTGGTGGCGCACGAGAATCCGCCCGGCGTGCCGACCGCCGAGCGCGCCGCGTGGTTCCGCGCCACCCGGGCGGAGTGGTATCGGCTGGCGGAGGTCACCGTGCACGAACGCGGCGGCCACTTCATCCCCTGGGAGATCCCCGGCGAATGGGTCGCTGACCTGCGCCGGACCTTCCGGTCGGTGCGCTGA
- a CDS encoding antibiotic biosynthesis monooxygenase has translation MPALPWTRGVHHPSNGETLHVLTSRLPLNRYSDIPRFLRWTLRIRGQLRRAPGCVGYTLDARLLSKTFWTLSAWSDEASMEAFVRSDAHALMLADMKGRVGAPGFITSPATPDQLPLSWSDARDRLTGHQR, from the coding sequence ATGCCAGCGCTGCCCTGGACCCGTGGAGTACACCACCCCTCGAACGGGGAGACTCTCCATGTCCTCACCTCCCGCCTCCCCCTGAACCGCTACAGCGACATCCCGCGGTTCCTCCGCTGGACCCTGCGGATCCGCGGCCAGCTACGCCGGGCGCCGGGCTGCGTCGGCTACACACTCGACGCCCGCCTGCTCAGCAAGACGTTCTGGACGCTGTCGGCGTGGTCGGACGAGGCATCGATGGAGGCATTCGTCCGCAGCGACGCCCACGCCCTGATGCTGGCCGACATGAAAGGCCGGGTGGGCGCACCGGGCTTCATCACCTCCCCGGCGACGCCGGACCAGCTCCCCCTGTCCTGGTCGGACGCCCGCGACCGCCTCACCGGCCACCAGCGCTAG
- the metX gene encoding homoserine O-acetyltransferase MetX, translated as MTVSTAPGTALLPPPDGTSGVLAVGDIKLENGAVVPDVRLAVQRWGELSPALDNVILVEHALTGDAHVAAAPDNPAPGWWAGMVGPGAPLDTDEWCVIATNVLGGCKGSTGPSSPAPDGRPWGSRFPDISIRDQVTAEIALADLLGIERLAAAIGGSMGGMRVLEWMVGHPERVSAALVLAVGARATADQIGTQTTQIAAIVGDPAWQGGDYHGTGSAPVTGLAVARRIAHLSYRTEAELDYRFENLPQDGEDPWDGGRYAVQSYLEHQAEKLVARFDAATYVLLSEAMNRHDVGRGRGGVAAALGSTPVPCVVGGVDSDRLYPLRTQRELAGLLPGCTGLDIIHSRDGHDGFLTEAEQISVLLARTAELARANR; from the coding sequence GTGACCGTGAGTACCGCACCGGGCACCGCCCTGCTACCGCCGCCGGACGGCACCTCCGGCGTGCTCGCGGTGGGCGACATCAAGCTGGAGAACGGCGCGGTCGTCCCCGATGTGCGGCTCGCCGTGCAGCGCTGGGGCGAACTCTCCCCCGCGCTGGACAACGTGATCCTGGTCGAGCACGCGCTGACCGGCGACGCGCACGTCGCGGCCGCCCCGGACAACCCGGCGCCGGGCTGGTGGGCGGGCATGGTCGGCCCCGGCGCCCCGCTGGACACCGACGAGTGGTGCGTGATCGCCACCAATGTGCTCGGTGGCTGCAAGGGAAGCACGGGCCCGTCGTCGCCCGCACCCGACGGAAGGCCGTGGGGCAGCCGGTTCCCGGACATCTCCATCCGGGACCAGGTGACCGCCGAGATCGCGCTCGCCGACCTGCTCGGCATCGAGCGGCTGGCCGCCGCGATCGGCGGCTCCATGGGCGGCATGCGGGTGCTGGAGTGGATGGTCGGCCATCCGGAGCGGGTGAGCGCGGCGCTGGTCCTCGCCGTCGGCGCGCGCGCCACCGCCGACCAGATCGGCACCCAGACCACCCAGATCGCCGCCATCGTCGGCGATCCGGCCTGGCAGGGCGGCGATTACCACGGCACCGGCAGCGCTCCGGTGACCGGGCTCGCCGTCGCCCGCCGGATCGCGCACCTCAGCTACCGCACCGAGGCCGAGCTGGACTACCGCTTCGAGAACCTGCCGCAGGACGGCGAGGATCCGTGGGACGGCGGCAGGTACGCGGTGCAGAGCTACCTGGAGCACCAGGCGGAGAAGCTGGTCGCGCGGTTCGACGCCGCCACCTACGTGCTGCTCTCCGAGGCCATGAACCGGCACGACGTCGGCCGCGGCCGCGGCGGGGTCGCGGCGGCGCTCGGCTCGACCCCGGTGCCGTGCGTGGTCGGCGGGGTCGACTCGGACCGGCTCTACCCGCTGCGCACCCAGCGCGAACTGGCCGGGCTGCTGCCCGGCTGCACCGGGCTGGACATCATCCACTCCAGGGACGGCCACGACGGTTTCCTCACCGAGGCCGAGCAGATCTCGGTTCTGCTGGCCCGCACCGCCGAGCTGGCGCGGGCGAACCGCTAA